Proteins encoded within one genomic window of Thermococcus celer Vu 13 = JCM 8558:
- a CDS encoding universal stress protein — translation MKMDIFSRLISRKFRNIAGERYEEIAQRYREFLLLPEEFVLPEVSSILLPVDRFAHDIPEELYDTLGAYADASITLVYMIDRMAFHMIEQTLGKREAERLRAVEMERGEKILSRMVKGLEKIGLDVREKYILGNKSDEIIQLAADFDLLVISRSYGSEITKTSPMSPVVLKIVQHVDKPTIIY, via the coding sequence ATGAAAATGGACATTTTCAGCAGGCTCATCTCCAGAAAGTTCAGGAACATCGCTGGAGAGAGGTACGAGGAGATAGCTCAGCGCTACCGTGAGTTCCTTCTGCTTCCCGAAGAGTTCGTTCTCCCGGAGGTGTCCTCGATCCTCCTCCCGGTCGACAGGTTTGCCCATGATATACCCGAGGAGCTTTACGATACCCTTGGGGCCTACGCGGATGCCTCCATCACCCTCGTCTACATGATCGACAGAATGGCCTTCCACATGATAGAGCAGACCCTCGGGAAACGTGAGGCCGAAAGGCTCAGGGCGGTGGAGATGGAACGCGGGGAGAAGATCCTCTCCCGGATGGTGAAGGGGTTGGAGAAGATAGGATTGGACGTCAGGGAAAAGTACATCCTCGGGAACAAGAGCGATGAAATCATTCAACTCGCGGCCGATTTTGACCTGCTCGTGATATCCCGGAGTTATGGATCCGAGATAACCAAGACGTCCCCCATGAGTCCCGTGGTTCTCAAGATAGTCCAGCACGTGGATAAACCGACGATAATATATTAG
- a CDS encoding ArsB/NhaD family transporter gives MGPNEQIAIALSVFIFTYVLIISERIHRTVAALFGASIVLFTRVVPWEKIAEYLDLDTLFLLIGMMMIVNTAKESGLFEFIAIKTAKLARGSPMKVLLLFSVVTALVSSVLDNVTTVLLLTPMLIYITNLMDVNPVPFLLAEVFSSNIGGTATLIGDPPNIMIGSAAGLSFNDFLLNMGPIALVDLFVTLGVIYLIYRGAMRISPSKREELRSVVQMLNEDDAIRDYPLFRRSIIVILSVVALFFVHDRLGIEPAVVALTGASVLLLWSRMDPTEILEKVEWTAIFFFMGLFIVVGSLVETGVINDVAHWVLNYVHTTGEALVLITWFSAVSSAIVDNIPLTAAMIPLIKSMGVSMDVYPLWWALSLGACLGGNGTAIGASANVVVLGIAARERINISFVDFLKVGLVVMLSTVGVGMLLIWVRYIGV, from the coding sequence ATGGGTCCGAACGAACAGATAGCAATCGCCCTTTCAGTGTTCATCTTTACCTACGTCCTCATAATCAGTGAAAGGATACACAGAACCGTTGCCGCGCTTTTTGGAGCGTCCATAGTGCTTTTCACGAGGGTGGTCCCCTGGGAAAAGATCGCCGAGTACCTGGATCTGGACACCCTGTTCCTGCTCATAGGCATGATGATGATAGTCAATACGGCCAAAGAGAGCGGTCTCTTCGAGTTCATAGCCATAAAAACGGCGAAGCTCGCCAGGGGCAGTCCGATGAAGGTTCTTCTGCTGTTTTCCGTGGTGACGGCCCTCGTGAGCTCGGTTCTCGACAACGTTACTACGGTTCTCCTTCTAACCCCCATGCTCATCTACATAACCAACCTCATGGACGTAAACCCGGTTCCCTTCCTTCTGGCTGAGGTGTTCTCCTCAAACATCGGTGGAACGGCCACCCTCATAGGTGACCCTCCGAACATAATGATAGGCTCGGCCGCGGGTCTCAGCTTCAACGACTTCCTCCTGAACATGGGGCCCATAGCGCTCGTGGACCTCTTCGTGACCCTGGGGGTTATCTATCTGATTTACAGGGGTGCCATGAGAATAAGCCCCTCCAAACGGGAGGAGCTCAGATCCGTCGTTCAGATGCTCAACGAGGACGATGCCATACGGGACTACCCCCTCTTCAGGAGGTCCATAATCGTGATACTATCCGTTGTGGCGCTTTTCTTCGTTCACGACAGGCTTGGAATAGAACCGGCGGTCGTGGCCCTCACGGGTGCCTCGGTTCTCCTGCTCTGGAGCAGGATGGATCCCACCGAGATCCTCGAGAAGGTGGAGTGGACGGCCATATTCTTCTTCATGGGCCTGTTTATAGTGGTCGGTTCCCTCGTTGAGACCGGCGTCATAAACGACGTCGCCCACTGGGTTCTGAATTACGTTCACACGACGGGCGAGGCGCTCGTGCTTATAACATGGTTCTCCGCAGTTTCCTCGGCCATAGTTGACAACATCCCGCTGACCGCGGCCATGATACCCCTGATAAAGTCTATGGGTGTTTCCATGGACGTTTACCCGCTATGGTGGGCCCTCTCCCTCGGGGCGTGCCTCGGCGGAAACGGCACCGCGATAGGCGCGAGCGCCAACGTCGTCGTCCTCGGTATAGCGGCCAGGGAACGCATCAACATAAGCTTCGTGGACTTCCTTAAAGTTGGTCTCGTGGTGATGCTGAGCACGGTTGGCGTGGGCATGCTGCTCATCTGGGTGAGGTACATAGGGGTGTGA